Below is a window of Lacrimispora xylanolytica DNA.
GCGTTAATAATTGTGGGGTGACCTAATGAAGATATTTGTTTCATATACAACAAAAGACAAAAACATAACCAGCGATTTTTTAATGCAAGTTTATAATATGCTAAAAAAATTCGGGGAAGTTTATATCGATTCTTTAAGCAATAATTCCATAAATATTCAAAAGGACATTTTTGATAATTTGTATAATTGTGATGTAGTGCTAGTATTACTGCCAGATAGTAAACTTACATCTAAATGGGTGATGTCGGAAATTAGTTTAGCTAAATTATTAAATAAAAGGATAATGCAAATATATAGTTCTCAAATATTATCATTTGATCTTCGTAATTTATTTTAGGGGACACTGGAGTGTCTCTTTTCTTTTGGTGAATTTTGGTGTATGATGGAAGAAAAAGCAGGGGGAGGCTTATGTCTGATATAGAGTTATTAAAAGAAAAGTACATAAAAAGTGTATTGCTTGAAGAAGATCCTGATCTCGATCTTTTAAAGAAAATTAAACCTAAAAGTCTATTTGTCTATAAGAGTGGTCAAGATTATCACTTAAGATCTCTGAAAGCCAGTAGAGAGTGGATGTGTGATCCTGGTAAATTTAATGATCCTTTTGATTGCTGTATCGATATAGATATAAAACATATATTTGATATGGGATTGAAGCACGATCAGCATTTGCAAGAGATTTATGAAAAAAATTCAGATAATGAAAATGCGTTAAATAATTTTATTCTTAAAAATCAAGAAGCATTATCAAGAAAATTCGAGTCAATTAAACACAGTTTATATATAACATGCTTTAGCACCAGCAATCAATCAATTCCTATGTGGAGTTATTACGCTAACAAACACGAAGGGTTTTGTGTGGAATATGATTTTGAAGAAGTTTTTGCTATGTATGGCGATTGCTTATTCCCCGTAATGTATAAAGAACGATATGATGCAGCGTTATCAATGGTTAAAAATGAAGAAAACATAGAAGACAATTGGTTGTTATCTTTTGCCACAAAATCAAAACAATGGGAGCATGAAAACGAATGGAGAATAATGAAAGTAAAAAAATCCGCGCCATTGTTTGATAAAACAGAAGATGGCGGAGCTTTGGCAATGCCGTTTCCGACAGCTGTTCATTTGGGGTGTAGAATCAAGGCGGAATTTGAAAGGGATGTTATAAAAAATATACCTTTTAATAAAACTAAAATATCCAGAGGGTCAGCGGATAAAACTGAATACAAATTAATGTTCTCGTAAAGTTGTTAGTCACAGAGACGGCCAACCCCGTCTCTTTTCTTTTGGCAATTTTTGATGTATTATTGAAGAAAAGATAAAGAGAGAATGTAAATGAAAAAGTGGATCAAAGAAAATAAAAAAGGTATTATTATTTTTGGAATTTCAATAATAATTTTATTCCCAATCATCATTTATTTTTTATCAACACTTCCGATTTTCCCTGCTGGAGGAAATAATGATTGGGCTGGCTTCTGGGGAGGATATCTTGGTGCAATTATAGGAGGTATTATCACTCTTTATGTTTTATTTGTTACTCTAAATGATAATAAGAAAATACAATTAAGAAATGAGAAAATAGAGTTTCTTAATAACTTAGTAGATATGACAGCCGAGTACATATGTTTTGCAGGAGATTTTATTCAAAATACAATAATGTATATGGAGAGTAACGATACAGACATTCAAAAAACAGAGAATTATCAAAAAGAATTAATGGTATCTCAATCAGATTTTAGAAGAATAGGAGTAAAAATAGTAATTCACTTAGAGTTATGCAAGGAAAAAAAATATAAAAGTGTAGACTTATTATTGAATTATATTAAAGAAACTAATAGTTTAGTTTATAATACATATTATGTGATTATAAATAATCCAACCGATTTGTCCTATGAAACTTTATTAGAGGACAATGGAAAAGTTGCAAGTGCAGTAAATATCGATAAAGTAAGACAAAATCTAAATAAGTTAAATTTAAGTTTGTCCGAATTTGAAGACAAGATAAAAGAATTCATATTCCAAAATCTTGATGATTAGCAGGGCAAAGAAGTTTGTTTATTCAGACGTACCCCAGTGTCTCTTTTTTGTTATAAAAATTAGCCAGATTGGAAGGTGAGGTGAGACTGATGGCATTAACAGCCAAACAGAAAATATTTGCAGATGAATACCTGATTGATCTTAATGCTACCAGAGCTTACAAGGTGGCATATCCCAAGGTTAAGAAAGATGAAACTGCTAAATCAGCGGCAAGTAGGATGTTAACCAATGTTAACGTTGCGTCTTATGTTGAAAAGCGCATGAAAGACCGAGAAAAGCGTACTGAGATCACTCAGGACATGGTTTTAAAGGAACTTGCAAAAATCGGCTTTGCGGATGTCACTGATTTTGTGACGATTGAAAACAAAGGGACCTATAAAGCGGTACAGGTCAAAGCTACAGAAGAAATGCCGGGGGATAAGCTTGGAGCCATTGCTGGGATCAAGGAAGGTGCGAACGGAATTGAAATCAAGCTGAACGATAAAGGGAAAGCCCTGGAGCTGATCGGGCGGCACTTGGGTATGTTCAAGGAAAAGGTGGATGTAAATATCCAGACTTCCGAAAAGCTGGATGATATCATGTCCCAGATGGGTGGTGAGGGCCTTGAAGAGTAGTAGCTTCCCTTTGTCCCAGAAATACCTTGATTTCATAAACACAGTAAATGGAGTTGATGCAGACTTCCTGGAGGGAACAACTGCTAGCGGTAAAACAACAGTTGGTGCCGGTGTTAAGTTCATGCGTATGGTCAGCCGGAGCAGTAAGAAGCTGCACATTATTGCATCAAAGACAACCGGTACCGCAGAAAAGAATGTGATACAGCAGGATAATGGGATTTTGGATATTCACCCAGGGGCAAGATATTATGGGAACGGTGACAAGGATTATAAGATTCCTCATATCGTATTTGAGGGAAAGATCATATTTGTATTGGGATATGATAATCGGGATAAATGGGAGCTGGTCCTGGGTTCCCAGTTTGGCTGTGTTTACATAGACGAGATCAACACGGCTAATATTGATTTTGTCAGAGAGATTTCAACCAGAAACGATTATCTCATGGCAACGCTTAATCCGGACGATCCAAACCTCCCTATTTACAAAGAATTTATTAACCGCTCCCGGCCGTATAAAAAGTACGCTGCCGATGTGCCAGCGGAGATCATGGCAGAACTTACAGAAACGCCAGTACCTAAGTGGAGGTACTGGTTTTTTACGTTTAGGGATAACCTTTCTCTAACAAAAGAAGCCATTGAGAAAAAGATCCGATCAGCTCCACCAGGAACGAAGCTATACAAAAATAAGATACAGGGGCTACGTGGTAAAGCAACCGGCCTGATTTTCAGTAACTTTGACCGCAAGAAGCATGTGGTCACAAAGGAGCACGCAAAGCAATTTATACGGAATCAGAATGACCGCCATCAGACAGAATGGTTTGTACACTTTTCAGCAGGACTTGATACGTCTTATTCCCAGAAGTCACCGGATACCATATCCATGAGCTTTATCGGTATCACGAACCGGGGCAACTGCTATGTGCTTGATGAAAAAGTATACAACAATGCAGATATGGGAACGCCTCTGGCCCCAACAGATACGGTCCGTAACTTTATTGACTTCCTCGATCGCAACCGGAGTGAGTGGGGCTTTGCCAGAGATACCTTTATTGATTCTGCTGACCAGGCAACTATAACAGAGTTCTTAAAGTATAAGCGCTTGAACGGTTGTGTTTACAATTTCAATGATGCCTGGAAGAAAGAACAGATCATTGACCGTATCATCAATCAGTTAAACTGGTTTGCCGACGCAGGAACAAAGCCTTGCTTCTATATCGTGGAGACATGCGTTAATTACATTCGGGAGCTTGAGGTCTATAGCTGGTTGGAAGACAAGGACAACACACCAGAGGACAAGAATGATCACATGATAAACAGCGTGCAGTACTCATGGCTGCCATACGAAGTGAAAATTGGAACAGGAAGGAGGGGTTCGTAAATGGGTTGGTTTAAGGATATGTATTTTAAATTGCTTAAGATTGTACATGCAAAAGAGAGACAGGTGGTTATAAAGGAACCGCTTTCCTTTCAAGGAAATGTCTTGAAAAATAAGATCTGGTACCGAGGAGATCCGTCAGAGTTAGAACAGTTCTTTAAACAGACTGCATACTGTGATGTATTCAAAGCAAGGTTCTGGGCTTCCGTTCCATACCGGAAAGTAAGGAAAATCCATTCCGGTATTGTGGGAATTGTAGTGGACCGCTTCAAAGATATTATAACGGCAGATCTAAACGATATCAGCTTTGGAGAAAAAGGAGATAATCAACCTTTAAAGCAGTTATGGGATGAAATTGCTGAGGATAACAACTTCGACGGCCTCCTGGGCGAAGCGGTGGCCGGTGCTCTATCAGCTGGAGATGGTGCTTTTAAAATAAGCCTAGATACAGTTAGCAATTATCCAATCATAGAGTTTTATGAGGCAGATCATGTGGAGTACAAATATCAGCGGGGCAGATTAATTGAGATTATCTTTTCCACTGTGTACCCTTACCCAAATAATGAGACAAAGGAATACCGCCTGGAAGAAACCTATGGAAAGGGTTATGTGACTTACAAGCTGTTTGATGATGGAGGAGAGGAAGTCAAGCTTAATACCCTTCCAGAAACAGCAATCTATGAAGATACTGCTTTTGATGGTGATTATATTATGGGGGTGCCCCTTATCTTCTTTACATCAAGCAAGTGGAAGGGACGAGGCAAGGCGTTATTTGAGGGAAAGACGGACGATCTGGACGCTTTAGACGAAGTAATCAGCCAGTGGCTTGATGCCGTTAGGAAAGGAAGGGTGAACCGGTATATCCCGGAAGATATGGTTCCCAGGGATCCAAACACAGGGCAGCTCATTGAGCCGAATGAGTTTGATAACGATTACATAGCCATTGGAGCAGTAAAGAAAGAGGGCTACAGTGATAAGATTGAGGTAGTCCAACCTCAGATATCCTACGAGGCGTACCTAAACAGTTATACCTCCTTTCTGGATCTGGCCCTGCAGGGAATCATTTCCCCGGCCACTCTTGGTATTGATCTGAAAAAGACCGATAATGCCGATAGCCAAAGGGAAAAGGAGAAGATTACCACACATACTAGGGGGACACTGGTTAAGGTGCTGGGTAAAGTTCTTCCAGAACTGGTAAGTAAGGTTATGATGACTTATGACCAGATGCAAGAAAAAACACCTGGAGAGTATAAAGTTTCCGTCAAGTTTGGAGAGTATGCAGCCCCAGGATTTGATGCTGTAGTGGAGACGGTAAGCAAGGCACGGACTAGCGGTGTCATGAGCATAGAAAAGTCCATAGATGAAATGTATGGAGATACCTTGTCGAAGAGTGAAAAAGCAGAGGAAGTTAAGCGGATAAAGATTGAGCAAGGTATTTTAGAATCAGAGGAGCCAGAAGTTGCTGGCTATGATGGAATGGAGGGCGCAATAAATGAGCCGGAAACAGGAGTCGCCCAGTGACGGTGCATACAACCTTCGGAAAGTCTTCGAGGAGATAGAACTTGATCTCATTAAGAACCTTAAGCGAAACCTAACACACCATGAAAAGGAAGAGAAAGAGGAAGGCTTCCGGTGGGAGATGTGGCAGAAAGCAAAACTCCGAAACCTCTTTAATTTCAGGAAAGAAAATCAGGATATTGTAGACAGCCACAGCTCTGAGATCAAGGAAACCATTGAAAAGACATTACAAGGCGGTTTTGACAAGGCTAAAAAGGCGTTGTATCGTCTGATCAGATCCGCTGGCCAGTCATTAAGTCTTCCAAAGCCAGTGGAAAAAGAAGATTTGGATATACCAACTAAGGCAGAGGAGAGCTTTTTTGGAATCAATGAAGACAAAGTAAATGTGATGCAGGAAACAGCCGAGGATACATTCCACCCAGAAGGGGAAGAAAAGGTCTTAACTGGAAGAGATAATGATCAAAAGGTGGAGGATTTAAAGGCGCAGGTTAGTAAGGATATGCAAAAGGTGCAAGGAACTGTCTGGAGATACATGGATGATGTATACAGGCAGACAATCTATAAAACTGGAATGTATATGGCTGCCGGTACAAAATCATTAGATCAGGCCATTGATATGGCTACAAAGGATTTTCTAAATGCCGGAATCAACTCCATTGAATACAAATCTGGCAGACGGGTCAATATTGCCAGTTATGCAGAAATGTCTTTGCGTACTGCTTCCCAGCGGGCGACGTTTCTTGCTGAGGGAAAGCTAAGAGATCAATGGGGAATCCACACTGTCTTTGTGTCAGCTCACGCCAATACTTGCTCAAAGTGTGCGCCCTGGCAGGGAAAGGTGCTTGTCGATGATGTATTCAGCCACGGAACGGCAGAGGAAGCAAGGGAATTAGGCGTTCCTCTTTTGTCTGAGGCCATGAGCGCAGGATTGCTACACCCGAACTGCCGACACACCATAGCAACCTATTTTCCAGGCATAACAGTGCTCCCCACTGTACCAGATAGTAAAAAGGCAAATAAGAGGTATAAGGCAGAGCAGGTGCAACGAGCCCTTGAAAGAAAAACCCGAAAACAGAAACGTATTGTAGAAGGGGCAGCAGATAGCAATACGACAAAAGCAGCAAACCAGAAACTATCAGAGCTGCAAAATGAGATGAGGGAACATTTAGATGCTCACCCAGATCTAAGAAGAGCTCCTGAGCGAGAAAAAACACGAGGTTTATGGGAGGAACCTGGTAAAGAAAAAAAGAAACAGGGTAAGAAAAGTTAGGCTAATTCCCTCCGGGAAGGCGGGGTGATGCCTCCTACTGAAAGATATAGTTACTGGACGCGCAGGATCTCCTGGGCGTTATTTTATTGCATAGAAAGGATGAGATTATGAAAAAAGAAGATTTTGTTGCACTTGGATTCAGTGAGGAACAGGCCACAAAGGCAGCGGAAGCGTCTAAAAAGGAGCTGGAGTCCTATGTCCCTAAAGCAGACTATGACGCTGCCAATCAGGCAAAAGGCCAGCTTGAAAAGGATATCAAGGACCGGGATAAACAGCTGGAGGATTTAAAGAAGAACAGCGGAGACAATGCCGAGCTTCAAAAACAGATTGAAACCCTGCAGGCAGAAAACAAAGCTGCAATGGAAAAGAACGAAGCAGATATGAAGGAGCTGAAGCTTTCCACTGCTATTACGCTGGCACTTGGTGAGTCTGCCCAGGATGCAGAACTGGTGGCTGGCTTATTTGATAAATCTAAGCTAATCCTTTCTGACGATGGGAAAGTCACTGGTCTGGAAGAGCAGCTAAAGTCCATTAAAGAATCTAAGCCGTTTTTATTTAAGGAAGATAAGGCAGAACCTCCAAAAAATACGGGCTTTCGTCCGCTTGGAGCTCCTGGTCAGCAAACTCAGACAACAACCAAAACCGATGATGGTAAGGTAGATATGAAAGCAGCTATTGAAGCAAAGCTTCAGGCCCAGATGCCATCCAAATAAATTTAAAGGAGACTAAAAACTATGGCTATTACGTTAGAAGAATCAAAGAAAAATGTGCAGGACGACCTGCAGATCGGGGTGATTGATGAATTCAGAAAATCCAACTGGATCCTGGATCATATCACCTTTGATGATGCCGTTTCCCCAACTGGAGGCGGAGCAACCCCTACTTATTCCTACACCAGATTAAAAACACAGCCTACGGCGCAGTTTCGAGAGATTAACAAGGAATATACGCCTCATGAAGTAACCAAGGAACGTCATTCCGTTGATATTAAGGTATTTGGTGGATCATATCAGATTGACCGTGTAATTGCTAATATGGGCGGTATCGTATCGGAAGTGGAGCTTCAGCAGGCGCAGAAGATTAAAGCAGCTCAAGCATTGTTTAATGATACTTTCATCAATGGAGACAGTGCGGTGGACAGTAACGCTTTCGATGGCTTAGAAAAAGCCCTGGCTGGCAGCTCTACGGAGTACAATGCCGGAACATCGGTAATTGATTTATCAACTTCTCAGATGGTAACAGATAACTTTCAGTACTTTCTGGATATGTTAGATGAATTTCTTCGCGGCCTTGATGGGGAACCATCTTTCATTGCTGGAAACACTAAGTTGATTTCTAAGCTTAGAGCCTGTGCAAGGCGTGCGTCTATGTATCAGGTGACAAAGAGCGACTGGGGAACCAATGTGGAGTCATACGGAAACATTCCTTTCGTGGATTTAGGGGCAAAGCCTGGAACCAATACAGAGGTAGTGGACATTGATGCTACAAAAGGAACCACTTCCCTCTTTGCCGCAAGACTAGCGCTTGATGGACTCCACGGTGTGTCATTTGCAGGAGTGGCACCGGTTCAGACCTGGCTTCCTGACTTTACAACGGCAGGAGCAGTAAAGACCGGTGAGGTGGAAATGAATGCGGCCATTGCTTTAAAGGCTTCCAAAGCGGCTGGTGCATTTCGTAATATCAAGGTGAAATAATAAGGAGGAGTTGTCTATGAAAGTATATGCGCCTAATGAACAATATACAGGCACATCTGCCAGTGTATCTTTTTGCAATGGTGTGGGAGAAACAAATGATCCCCGCCTGCTAAATTGGTTTCGAATCCATGGATATGAGGTTGAGGGACTACCCGAACCTGAGGAGACAGTGGAAGATGAGATGGAACCTCAGGAGGAGAATCCGGAAGTTCCAGAAGAAAATGTGGAAAAAGAACCTGATAAAGAAACAAAAAGAGGAAAAGCTGGGAACCAGAAAGCAGGTGAGTAAGATGGCATATCTCTCTTACGTAACACCAGAATATTACAAAGAAAGTTATAAAGGCAGCATCGTACCAGAAGATGATCTGGAGAAAGCGCTTCGTCAAGCCAGCCGTCATATTGATTCCCTGACCTACAACCGTATTGTGGGCCGGGGATTTTCCAATTTGACCGAGTTTCAACAGGAAGTCATTCAGGAAGTAGTTTGCTTACAGGCTGACTTTGAATATGAGAACGCTGACGAGATTAACACGATTCTTTCCAGTTACAGTCTAAATGGAGCATCAGTTACTTTTGGCAGTTCATGGAATGTGTTTACAGATAAAGGTATTGCTATGATGCGTGATGTGTACGCACAGTTATCACAGACTGGCCTGTGCTGCCGGTTAGCGAGGTGAGCTATGAAATACCCGTGTTTAGTGCCAAAACGGCTGTGTAAGACAGATATTGCGTTAGTACTCCATGAAGAAGGGCTGTCCGAATCTGGCGGCCCTTTGGTGGCGGCTGAACTGTCTTTAAAATGTAACTACCAGGACTCCACTAAGATGATTATGGATACAGAGCAGAAGTTGGTTCAGATTTCCGGGAAAGCACTACTTCCAAATGATATCTGCCCGGATCTGCCTGTCATTAGTGGTGGAGTCGCTACAATATTTGGGAAAGAAAGAACCATTATTCAGGCTCTTAAAGTCAGGAATCCAGACGGAACTGTTAATTATACGGAATTGAGGTTGATCTAATGAAGGTAAATGTCTCTGTCAAATTGGATCCGGGGAAGTTAAGGGAGATTCAGGAAGCAATTGAACCATCAATTCAACAGGCGGTTGCAGCAGTAAAGTCTGATATTGTAAGCAGCCAGGTGGTACCTAAAGAAACTGGCGAGTTGGAGCGTAGCGTCTTCATGAAAAAGAAGTCCAGGTCCAAGTATAGAATTATATACGATACACCTTACGCAAGGAGACTTTATTGGCATCCTGAATTTGATTTTCGCAAGGATAAAAACCAGAATGCAAAGGGGCTATGGTTACAGGAATACATAGATGGTGATAAGAAAGATCTATTTAAAACAGCTTTCAAGGCTCGTCTGAAAGTAAATACGAAGGGGCTGATAACATGACACTGTCAGATGTAAAAGACTACCTGAAATCAAAGACAGATTCTCCCTGCTGGTACATAGGAAAAATCAATGGGAATGATAAGCAGTGCATTGGTATTTATTCCATTCAGGGACCAAAACGTACAATTCCAATTGGTGGCTTAAAGAATAAGTCTTATGATACAAAGGCAGTTTCCGTCCTGATTCATTGGGGAGTTGATGCAGTTTGTGCAGAATCAAAAGCGCAGGAACTATACGATCTCCTGTATGGGCAGAGAGGTCTTATAGGTGGTAATGAGGTGTTTTTATTCGATATGCAAACAGATTGCCCTGTGAGCGTAGGAACAGATAATAAGGGTATCTATGAACACGTAATCAATTTTGTTATTTATTATAAGAAAGGAATGTAAGTGATATGGATAATTTAGGCGTATTTCCAGTCTATGGTTTGGTGTTTAAGATTGGAACTAAAGGAAAAGACAGCAAAGATAGTGATATGACTGAGATTGCTGACATGGAAAGTTTTGAAATCAGCATTGATGGGGGTGTTCAGGACTGGACGCCAATGACAACAAAGGGATGGGGACGTACTCTAATGACCTCTAAGAAATTCAAGGTTAGCTTAAAGGGAAAACGAAATATTGGAGATCCAGGAAATGACTATGTTGCTAGCGTTGCATGGAAAGATGGTCTGGAATGTAGTACCAAGGCATTGATTGAATTTCCAGACGGGGCAACTCTAAAATACGATTGTGTATTAGACGTGAAGTCCGTTTATGGTGGAGATTCTACCAGTGTAGCTCCGTTGGAGTTTGATATGGTGGGAGATGGTCGTCCGGTTTATACACCAGGAGACAGTGGCTCTGACAATAAATCAAGTTCTGACAATAAAGCAAGTTCCGGAAAATAAGAAGAGTCATTAAGGAGGATTAAGAAATGGCAAGAGCGTATGATATTGTTGCAAGATTACAGAGTGGTAATGAAAGACCTACAATCAAGATAGATGAAAGTCATGAGTTTAAAATCAACACAAGCAAAAGTGCAGTTCTTTTTATCCGAGCATCTACGGAGGATAAGGATAAGGACGAATTTGAAAAGATAGATGCTATTATCAAGATTGCCTTGGGAGAAGATGCCTTTGAGTATATAATGTCCCAGGATCCTCCAATGGAAAACTTAAGCCTGATTGTAAATGTCATTATGGCAGCTATCAGCAATGAGGATTTAGAAACGTTAGAGGCGCAAGCTGGGGAGGAAAAACAGGCAGGGAAGAAAAGTAAATAATCCCTGGTATGACATTTTCGAGGACTGGGAGCTAATCGAAGCTTCCTTTGCCATGCAGTATAATATTCGCCTCATAGATGCGGAGGATATGGACTGGAAAGAGTTCTGTACCCTGTTATCAGGAATCATGCCTAAAACTCCTCTTGGTCAAATTGTAAGCATTCGATGCGAAGAAAATGAGGATATGCTAAAGCAGTTTACCAAAGACCAGCATGAAATCAGGAACAAATGGAGAAGGCGTCATAATCAAATGAAAAGTATGACTGAATCAGAAAAAGTAAAAGCAGTAGAAGAAATACAAGCAATTATTGCACGGGCATTCGCATAGGAGGTCCGTTTTTCTATGAAGGGCAGGTGATAATGTGAGTGACAGTGTAGGTAAAATAGGTTTAGACCTAGAGGTCCAGTCTGACATTGGGAGACAGATATCCGAGGCAGCCCAGAAGATCGGTACAGGATTAAAGGGAAGCCTGGAAAAAGCAACGGTGGGCGTAAATACGGATAAAATGTTTCAGGACATGGATAGTCAGGTAAAGGGTACCATGCAAAACGTTACCAGCACAATAGAAGCCGCCCTTGATAAATGTTTCGAAAGAGCAGAAGCCGGAATTGATAATTTAGGAGAACGCCTAAACGCTGCAATTGAAAAGGCGCTTTCTAGGTTTACTAATGTTAAGGCTACCCCTGGAGCTATAGAGGACGCAGATCTATCCGGTAAAAACGTCAGTCCTGCAAAACCAAGGGGGCCGCCTGTAAAAATGCCTTCCGTTAAGCTTGACGCTACCACCGACGTTTTACAAAGGCAAGCAGATCAAACAGAGGCCGTTATCAATAATTTGGGAAAACAGATAGATGTCCAGGAAGCCAAATTATCCGGTCTGAAGGAAGCCTATGAACGCACCTTTAATGAGTCCAAAAAGTTAAAGATCCAAGAGCAGATTGTAAAAACAGAAGGAAGCATCATTAATCTGCAGGGGAAAGTTGAAAATCTGGGTGCACAGTGGGATGCGATCAATGGAAAGATTGATGAAATGGCAAGTAAGTCAGCCAATGCAGCTAAAGTTACTGCAGCCACTACCAGAGCTTCCCAAGGGCAGAATGGAAGAAGTTTTAAAGGGGTTAATGTAAAAGTTCCCCAGGTAAATATGGCCCCTAAAATAAGCGGTTTGCAGAATACGGCCAACAGCATTAATAATGCTAACGCACAAACTACTGGAGCTGTCAATAAAATCAATCAAACGGTATCCCGTATC
It encodes the following:
- a CDS encoding TIR domain-containing protein; translation: MQVYNMLKKFGEVYIDSLSNNSINIQKDIFDNLYNCDVVLVLLPDSKLTSKWVMSEISLAKLLNKRIMQIYSSQILSFDLRNLF
- a CDS encoding DUF2971 domain-containing protein, which produces MSDIELLKEKYIKSVLLEEDPDLDLLKKIKPKSLFVYKSGQDYHLRSLKASREWMCDPGKFNDPFDCCIDIDIKHIFDMGLKHDQHLQEIYEKNSDNENALNNFILKNQEALSRKFESIKHSLYITCFSTSNQSIPMWSYYANKHEGFCVEYDFEEVFAMYGDCLFPVMYKERYDAALSMVKNEENIEDNWLLSFATKSKQWEHENEWRIMKVKKSAPLFDKTEDGGALAMPFPTAVHLGCRIKAEFERDVIKNIPFNKTKISRGSADKTEYKLMFS
- a CDS encoding terminase small subunit, which gives rise to MALTAKQKIFADEYLIDLNATRAYKVAYPKVKKDETAKSAASRMLTNVNVASYVEKRMKDREKRTEITQDMVLKELAKIGFADVTDFVTIENKGTYKAVQVKATEEMPGDKLGAIAGIKEGANGIEIKLNDKGKALELIGRHLGMFKEKVDVNIQTSEKLDDIMSQMGGEGLEE
- a CDS encoding terminase; protein product: MKSSSFPLSQKYLDFINTVNGVDADFLEGTTASGKTTVGAGVKFMRMVSRSSKKLHIIASKTTGTAEKNVIQQDNGILDIHPGARYYGNGDKDYKIPHIVFEGKIIFVLGYDNRDKWELVLGSQFGCVYIDEINTANIDFVREISTRNDYLMATLNPDDPNLPIYKEFINRSRPYKKYAADVPAEIMAELTETPVPKWRYWFFTFRDNLSLTKEAIEKKIRSAPPGTKLYKNKIQGLRGKATGLIFSNFDRKKHVVTKEHAKQFIRNQNDRHQTEWFVHFSAGLDTSYSQKSPDTISMSFIGITNRGNCYVLDEKVYNNADMGTPLAPTDTVRNFIDFLDRNRSEWGFARDTFIDSADQATITEFLKYKRLNGCVYNFNDAWKKEQIIDRIINQLNWFADAGTKPCFYIVETCVNYIRELEVYSWLEDKDNTPEDKNDHMINSVQYSWLPYEVKIGTGRRGS
- a CDS encoding capsid protein, with amino-acid sequence MGWFKDMYFKLLKIVHAKERQVVIKEPLSFQGNVLKNKIWYRGDPSELEQFFKQTAYCDVFKARFWASVPYRKVRKIHSGIVGIVVDRFKDIITADLNDISFGEKGDNQPLKQLWDEIAEDNNFDGLLGEAVAGALSAGDGAFKISLDTVSNYPIIEFYEADHVEYKYQRGRLIEIIFSTVYPYPNNETKEYRLEETYGKGYVTYKLFDDGGEEVKLNTLPETAIYEDTAFDGDYIMGVPLIFFTSSKWKGRGKALFEGKTDDLDALDEVISQWLDAVRKGRVNRYIPEDMVPRDPNTGQLIEPNEFDNDYIAIGAVKKEGYSDKIEVVQPQISYEAYLNSYTSFLDLALQGIISPATLGIDLKKTDNADSQREKEKITTHTRGTLVKVLGKVLPELVSKVMMTYDQMQEKTPGEYKVSVKFGEYAAPGFDAVVETVSKARTSGVMSIEKSIDEMYGDTLSKSEKAEEVKRIKIEQGILESEEPEVAGYDGMEGAINEPETGVAQ
- a CDS encoding phage minor capsid protein; translated protein: MSRKQESPSDGAYNLRKVFEEIELDLIKNLKRNLTHHEKEEKEEGFRWEMWQKAKLRNLFNFRKENQDIVDSHSSEIKETIEKTLQGGFDKAKKALYRLIRSAGQSLSLPKPVEKEDLDIPTKAEESFFGINEDKVNVMQETAEDTFHPEGEEKVLTGRDNDQKVEDLKAQVSKDMQKVQGTVWRYMDDVYRQTIYKTGMYMAAGTKSLDQAIDMATKDFLNAGINSIEYKSGRRVNIASYAEMSLRTASQRATFLAEGKLRDQWGIHTVFVSAHANTCSKCAPWQGKVLVDDVFSHGTAEEARELGVPLLSEAMSAGLLHPNCRHTIATYFPGITVLPTVPDSKKANKRYKAEQVQRALERKTRKQKRIVEGAADSNTTKAANQKLSELQNEMREHLDAHPDLRRAPEREKTRGLWEEPGKEKKKQGKKS
- a CDS encoding phage scaffolding protein — protein: MKKEDFVALGFSEEQATKAAEASKKELESYVPKADYDAANQAKGQLEKDIKDRDKQLEDLKKNSGDNAELQKQIETLQAENKAAMEKNEADMKELKLSTAITLALGESAQDAELVAGLFDKSKLILSDDGKVTGLEEQLKSIKESKPFLFKEDKAEPPKNTGFRPLGAPGQQTQTTTKTDDGKVDMKAAIEAKLQAQMPSK
- a CDS encoding major capsid protein; translated protein: MAITLEESKKNVQDDLQIGVIDEFRKSNWILDHITFDDAVSPTGGGATPTYSYTRLKTQPTAQFREINKEYTPHEVTKERHSVDIKVFGGSYQIDRVIANMGGIVSEVELQQAQKIKAAQALFNDTFINGDSAVDSNAFDGLEKALAGSSTEYNAGTSVIDLSTSQMVTDNFQYFLDMLDEFLRGLDGEPSFIAGNTKLISKLRACARRASMYQVTKSDWGTNVESYGNIPFVDLGAKPGTNTEVVDIDATKGTTSLFAARLALDGLHGVSFAGVAPVQTWLPDFTTAGAVKTGEVEMNAAIALKASKAAGAFRNIKVK
- a CDS encoding phage tail terminator protein; translation: MTLSDVKDYLKSKTDSPCWYIGKINGNDKQCIGIYSIQGPKRTIPIGGLKNKSYDTKAVSVLIHWGVDAVCAESKAQELYDLLYGQRGLIGGNEVFLFDMQTDCPVSVGTDNKGIYEHVINFVIYYKKGM
- a CDS encoding phage tail tube protein; translation: MDNLGVFPVYGLVFKIGTKGKDSKDSDMTEIADMESFEISIDGGVQDWTPMTTKGWGRTLMTSKKFKVSLKGKRNIGDPGNDYVASVAWKDGLECSTKALIEFPDGATLKYDCVLDVKSVYGGDSTSVAPLEFDMVGDGRPVYTPGDSGSDNKSSSDNKASSGK